Proteins found in one Vigna unguiculata cultivar IT97K-499-35 unplaced genomic scaffold, ASM411807v1 contig_493, whole genome shotgun sequence genomic segment:
- the LOC114172199 gene encoding transcription factor bHLH3-like, with protein MMGQKFCVNEEDKGVLESVLGAEAVAFFISALSNNVFSSVVAPSVGAEPSHRQRLCQLVEGSKWNYAVFWQVAGLKSGGSALIWGDGHCSDAKGKRSGIGKEDEQELRKMVLQKLDACFGGYVSKEANYARLDRLSDLLMFYLSSMCYIFGFDSPCGPGSSFKSGKLIWTSDAAGCLNQLESRSFLGKVAGLQTVAFVPLKSGVVELGSNEVVSEEQGFVEMVKTAFGESSPGQTKVFPKIFGHELSLGDTKSQSITISFSPKVEDDPGFTSDSFEVQALGVNHAYGNSSNGTLGDSSEGKMFPQLNQMMGGNFNAQARVPCLDLGNEDTSSIHADERKPRKRGRKPANGREEPLNHVEAERQRREKLNQRFYALRAVVPNISKMDKASLLGDAITFITDLQMKIKVLEAEKNMINNKDQRLSLPDMDFQEREDDTVVTVRCPLDTHPVSDVVKTFREHQIVAQDTNVSTTDDKIIHTFSIRTEGGEAAAIQLKEKLEAALSKNCP; from the coding sequence ATGATGGGCCAGAAGTTTTGTGTGAACGAAGAAGACAAGGGTGTGTTAGAGTCTGTGTTGGGTGCAGAGGCTGTTGCGTTTTTCATTTCAGCACTTTCCAATAACGTCTTTTCCAGCGTTGTTGCTCCTTCTGTCGGTGCTGAGCCGTCCCACCGACAGAGGTTGTGCCAGCTTGTTGAGGGTTCCAAGTGGAACTATGCAGTGTTCTGGCAAGTTGCTGGTTTGAAATCTGGTGGTTCTGCCTTGATTTGGGGTGATGGGCATTGCAGTGATGCCAAAGGGAAGAGGAGTGGAATTGGGAAGGAGGATGAGCAGGAGTTGAGAAAGATGGTGCTGCAGAAGCTTGATGCCTGCTTTGGTGGGTATGTGTCGAAAGAGGCTAATTATGCAAGACTGGATAGGTTGTCTGATTTGCTCATGTTTTACTTATCCTCAATGTGTTATATATTCGGTTTTGATTCGCCATGTGGCCCTGGGAGTTCATTCAAATCTGGTAAATTGATTTGGACATCTGATGCTGCTGGTTGTTTAAATCAATTGGAATCTAGATCATTTCTAGGGAAAGTGGCTGGTCTTCAAACTGTTGCTTTTGTTCCTCTGAAATCTGGGGTGGTGGAGCTTGGTTCGAATGAAGTGGTGTCTGAAGAGCAGGGTTTTGTGGAGATGGTCAAGACAGCATTTGGGGAATCCAGTCCGGGACAAACTAAGGTGTTTCCGAAGATTTTTGGGCACGAGCTAAGCCTGGGGGATACAAAATCGCAGTCTATAACCATTAGTTTCTCCCCAAAGGTGGAAGATGATCCTGGTTTTACTTCAGACTCTTTTGAAGTTCAAGCACTGGGGGTGAACCATGCTTATGGAAATTCTTCCAATGGAACTTTAGGGGACAGTAGTGAAGGGAAGATGTTCCctcaattgaatcaaatgatGGGGGGGAATTTTAATGCTCAAGCAAGGGTTCCTTGTCTGGATCTCGGTAATGAAGACACGTCCTCAATTCATGCAGATGAGCGTAAGCCCAGAAAAAGAGGTAGAAAACCTGCCAATGGGAGAGAGGAACCACTGAATCATGTTGAAGCAGAGAGACAAAGACGTGAGAAGCTTAACCAGAGGTTCTACGCCTTAAGAGCTGTTGTCCCCAATATATCTAAAATGGACAAGGCATCTTTGCTTGGTGATGCCATTACCTTCATTACTGATCTCCAGATGAAGATCAAAGTATTGGAAGCTGAGAAGAACATGATTAACAACAAGGACCAGAGGTTATCCTTGCCAGATATGGATTTTCAGGAAAGAGAGGATGACACAGTTGTGACAGTGAGATGCCCTTTAGATACTCACCCTGTTTCTGATGTTGTTAAAACTTTCAGGGAGCATCAAATTGTGGCTCAAGACACTAATGTTTCTACTACAGATGATAAAATCATTCATACATTCTCCATAAGAACTGAGGGAGGGGAGGCTGCTGCCATACAGTTGAAAGAAAAGCTTGAAGCGGCCCTATCCAAAAATTGTCCATGA